ctccagcctggcgacaaggtgagactctgtttcaaaagaagaaaaaataaaaaaataaaattaagaaaagaggcCATGTGTGGTgcctcgcacctataatcccagcattttggaggccaagagtttcagagcagcctgggcaacatggcaaaaccccatctctactaaaatataaaaattagccagacaggccaggcatgatggctcatgcttgcaaccccagcactttgggaggccgaggcgggcagatcacctgaggtcaggagtctgagaccagcctggccattatggtgaaaccccctctctactaaaagtaaagaaaattagccaggtgtggtggcgggtgcctgtaatcccagctacttgggaggctgaggcaggagaatcacttgaacccgggaggcagaggttgcagtgagccgagatcacagcattgcactccagactgggaacagagtaagactccgtctcaaaaaacaaacaaacgaacaaaaactagctaggcatggtggcttgcatttgtagtcccagctgctcaggaggctgaggcacaagaatcacttgaacccgagatgcagaggatgcagtgagccaagatcgtgccactgcactccagcctgggcaatagaatgagactctgtctcaaaagaaaagaaaaaggccggtcgtggtggctcatgcctgtaatcccagcactttgggaggctgaggcgggtggatcatgaggtcaggagttcaagaccagcctggccaacatggtgaaaccccgtctctactaaaaataaagaaaattagccgggtgtggtggtgggcgcctgtaatcccagctacttggcaggagaatcacttgaacccgggaggcagaggttgcagtgagccaagattgtgccactgcactccagcctgggtgacagaatgagactccgtgtcaaaaaaaaaaaaaaaaaaagggccgggcacggtggctcaagcctgtaatctcagcactttgggaggccgagacgggcggatcacgaggtcaggagatcgagaccatcctggctaacacagtgaaaccccatctctactaaaaaatacaaaaaactagccaggcgaggtggcgggcgtctgtagtcccagctactcgggaggctgaggcaggagaatggcataaacccgggaggcggagcttgcagtgagctgagatcgggccacagcactccagcctgggcgacagagcaaggctccgtctcaaaaaaaaaaaaaaaggaaagaaaaaataaattataaaaaagaataaagaaaatgacttCTCTAATATGCAGGGAATAAACTGAGTAGATTTTCAAAAACTTGGGAGTGATGACTGGCAAGGATGCCAACACCAAGCAAAGCAAGGCTCGGCAGAGGTTAACAGGCACCCCTATCACAAATGCATCCTGACAAATGAATACACACCCAGGATGGCTAAGATCAGCTCCCAGAAGGGAGGGGCCCTTGGGCCCAACTTAAGAGCTGTTTTGAGAAAATGCAAAACCTGATCTTTGACTCCAGAACAGAGGCAAACTAAGTGAAGCGGGTGagagcagagaaagagggaagaactTTGCAAAAAGAACTGTCCAATGACAGGGCAGATTTGTCTTCTCCTCAGTGCTCAAGGCAAGGCTGCCAAGAGCTGCCAAGGGGAATTTCTGGCTGGCTGAAGGCTAAGTTCCCTTCCAACTTTTGAGATTTCTGCTCAAAGATGGTAAACATACAGTAGTCTCTGCCCTTATCCCTGGTTTCAGTTATCCACTGTCAACCTGGTCtgattatttctggaatttttttttttttttttttttttttgagacagtctcactctgtcacccaggctggagtacagtggcaggatcttggcccactgcaacctctgcatcctgggtttgagtgattctcctgcctcagcctccaagtagctgggattacaggcaccaccaccatgcccagctagctttttatttctagtagagatggcatctcaccatgttggccaagctgatctcaaactcctgacctcaaataatatACCttcttcgacctcccaaagtatgggATTACAGgggaaccactgcacccagctggaccttttttttttttttttttttttctgagacagagtctcgctctgtcgccaggctggagtgcagtggcacgatctctgctcactgcagcctcaagccattctgctgcctcagcctcccgagtagctgggaccacagggacgtgccacgatgcccagctaatttttgtatttttagtagagacagggtttcaccatgttggccaggatactctcgatctcttgacctcatgaaccacccacctcggcctcccaaagtgctaggattacaggtgttagccaccgcgcccggcctggaattttctatttaacaGTTCCGATTTTAAGTTGAGCACCATTCTGAGTAGTATGATGAAATCTTTTGCCATCCTGCTCCATCCATCCTGTCAGGACGTGAACCATCCCTTTGCCTGTTAGTCACTTTAGTAGTTGTGCTGGTTATCAGACTGATCGTTACAGCACTGCAATGATTTGTGTTCAAATAACCCTTATTTACTCAGTGATGGCCCTGAAGCACAAGAGTATTGTGCCTAATTTAGAAACTAAACCTCAtcatagaaataggaaaaaacatagtatacatAAGGTTTGGTACTATAGGCATCCACTGGGGAGCTCAGATCACATCCCCCACAGATACGGGTGGACTGCTGTACAATCTGCAGTCCTTCCAGAAAGCATCAAAATGACtactcagctgggcgtggtggctcacacttgtaatccccagcactttgggaggccaaggcagaactgcttgagcccaggagttcaagaccagcctgaccaacataatgagactctgtctctttaaaaaaaaaaaaaaagaaaaaagaaagaatacttgTCATATTTCACAGTAGATACCCGTCTCTCCATCTGCACTTCAAACATCCTGAGCCCAGCTGAAGCCTTGCAGCTCCTGCACCACCTCACATCCACCTGAGTGCTCTTGGGACTCCAACTGTGCCCATTTTTAGCATCCAAGTGGCTACCAcataaaatcctttttttttttttaacctctttaaTAACCCCTTTTCTCCTCCCCACCATGCACACCTATTACCAAGTTCCAAATCTGCATACGCTGGGATTCTTCCCCAATACTGTAGCCTTCACTCTTCCTGTCCTGGTCTTAGCCAGCTTTCTCTGGCTTTGGTGAGAGCTGAAACACCCCAGTCTACCACCGAGCACCAGCTACTTCCTTAAAATCCTGGAAAGGTgaaatcatctccattttatagacaaggaaaccaaGGTCAGGTCTCCGAGAAAATTCCCAACCTCCTTTAAAAACTACCTCCTCTGGAGCCTGATGTCATTTCCACATCCCATGCTTCAATCTTTTTGTCCCACCCATAACGCCTAATTTCGCTCCTGCTCCCCAGTAAGCCCAGTTCCCAACccatcctttccccttttctcccacTAACAGCTTCACCTTTACAGCTCTCCTCCACAATGTCAGCTGTGCCTCCATCAGGACTTTAATTACCATAAACATTCACCCTTCAACATAAACAGGTGTATGTAATTCATGAGATACTCCTATTAGAAATGAAACTTTAAATCACACCTTGAGATGAGGCCAAGTTCAAGGTGAGAAAATAGTCACTAGACAGCTGGGTGAGCTATCTACGTAGCAGTTCCAGAGCGAGCCAGGGACAGCACCCTCAGGAACTGTGCCACTGCAGAGTCCCATCCTGGGAAGGGGACTCCCATCTCACATGCCATCCGGTCATCCAGAACCTCAGTCATCAACTACGTAACTTCACAACATCAAGTCTGGAACCTACCTTCAAATCAATGGCACAAGACCCTGATCTGGCTCCCCATCATCCTAGATTTCAAAAACTGACCACcattttttgagtcttgctctgtcaccaggctggagtgcaatggagtgatctcagctcactgcaacctccacctccccggttcaagtgattttactgcctcagcctcccaagcagctgggattacagggatgtcccaccaagcctggctaattttcgtatttttagtagagatggggtttcaccaagttggccaggatggtctctatctcatattgacctggtgatctgcccgcctcggcctcccaaagtgctgagatcacaggtgtgagccaccatggccggccacTGGACACGATTTTTACATGGAAGTAAAGGAACGGGTGACAATGAGCACCTACCAATGCCACAAAAGACAGCTGTCACCCCACTCTAGTCTCCAAAGAGGAAACTCCAGGCAGGTTAagttagtttaaaattttattttttttatttatttttttaatatttttatgtaataaaaagtaaaagtccTTGTCCAGCCATCCTCATGGGgcatctgtctgtctctcacacaggTCACTCAAGTTAATGGGAAAGAAAGAACAGGGGGCCCAAGTCTGaagttataaataatagaaaataaaagatcttCTGTCTCCAGCGGGGAACAGATGAGAGGATGGGAGGGCAAGACTGGGTGGGGACGGGCAGGGGCAGAGCAGGAACCCCCCACCCCTGCTGGACCCTGGCCCTGCCCTCTGTGAGGCCCCTCCCATTCAAGGTGCTTGGCAGGAATTCCCCAGCTCCCCCGGGGAATGGGGGGGATGGGGGGCTGGGAGTGGTCCGAGCTGCTGGGGGAAGAGACATAGATCACTCTTCCCTCCACTCATGGAGGTCTCAGGTCGCGGCCAGGACAATCTTCAGTTCCCCGGGGGGTGGAAGGGGAGCTGCTGGGAGGGATGAGATTGAACTGGttggaggggaaagagaagagagcaGGAGCATTAGAACCCAAGCAGCTGTCCCTTCCTCCAATGCCGTCCAGTGGGGGCGTGGGGGTGTGTCTGGGAAGGAGCGGCCTCCTCAAGGTGTCTCGGGGGCTGTCAGAAGCACAGGTCAATCGCTGTTTCCCAGTAAGCCAGAGCCCTCACTCATGTGCCCAGTTCAGCCCCCCACACCCCAGTCTGGCCCTGTCTGCTGCACTGACCTTACCTCGGCTAAGTCAGGAGACAGTCGGGGTCACTGAGAGCTGgggaggcagtggggaggggGGCTGCTGGATCACAACTGAGCGAGGACGGAGGGAAGCAAAGGACAGAGCCAGGAGCAAGCCCCTGGCGGCGGCGACTGTGGCTTCTGCCCACCCTACATACTTCACAGACAGGTGCAGGTCGGCGGGCGCCCTGTGGGACAGCCCTGCCTCCAAGacccctcactccccacccagAACCCGTGCATCCTGCCCCACCTGCAGCCCCTCAGCTCTTCCATGCCAAATTCCCCCAGCTAATGAGAACTCACGAATCCTGTCATCGGCTCCTCCTGGAAATCCAGGCGCCTGGCCAGGCTGCTCACCTTGGGGGTGTCCGATGTAGGGGTAGGGTGAGGGTGTGGAAGCTGAGAGTGCAGGCACCCCACTCTGGGGCACCGCGCCTTGGGGGGGCCCCCCATGACTCTGGGGTGGgtgcagcagcatcacctggggcGGGTGGGGAGCCCCAGGGTGAGGGGGCGGGGCTGCTGTGATTCCAGTTTGGACATGGGcctgtggaaaacaaaaaagcaacaggGAAGACCAAAGAATCCTAAGACAGACTCTGAGAGCCAGAGTTAGGGAGCACTATGGCAAGGGTGGCACCAGGGTCTTGGGAATGGGATGGCCCCCATGGCAGATGAGCCCTGGCAAACAGACCCAGAAGTGGGACAGCTGGGCTCTTACCTGGGTAACATGGGCCATGTTGGTGAAGCCGTGGGGCAGCTGCTGGTGGTGGATGGCATACACAGCGGCTGGCTGGGGGAAGCTGCTCTGAGGGGACTGGGCAGAAGGTCCCGGTGGCAGAGAGGGCGGCGTGCCTGTCAGGGCCCCTGGGTGGTACAGATTCTGCTGTGGCTGTCCACTGCCCAGGTGTGGGGCCTGCCCCGCCTGATGCTGTTGGGGAGGGGAAGGTTGAGTGCCACCGAAGCCAGTAACTCACTGGCCTCTGGTCCTCGCCACTCAGAAATGACCCCTACCTCTATCCCGCTCTTCTAGCCACCCAATCCTGCACCCTGACCACTCAGCACCCCCTACAGCAGGCACCTGGACAGGACTGGGGGCCGCATGCTGGGATTGCGGCTGGCTTCCAGTAGGCGTGGTAGCCGGCTGCGGCTGGTGGGCATGGAGCTGCGTGGCATGGTGTGGGTAGGACTGGTGAACAGTGGCTGCAGCAGGAAAGAGGGAGAACCAGTGCTGAGCACAACAGAGGGGATTGGCACACAGCCCAGAGCAGAGGGACCAGGCGTAGGACTCACCATAAAGGGCTTGGGGGGTGGGCTGCTCCGCAGAAGGGTACTGAGGGGTAGAGGATGACACGATGGCCTGGGGATGGCTGCCCGACGTCAGCATGCGTGGGTTGCTCTGAAGCATGGGGGCAAACACCGGCTGGCAGGAGAGAGGAGTGGTTGGCACAGCCGCCAGGTGGGAAGGTGTCCTTCTGCCAGTCACTGCGTGCACAGCACTGCTTGGGCCTCCTCACAATCACCCTATTGATTCAACATTCACAACGATCCCAGCCAGCAGACACTATTTCCTCTACacttcacatacacacatgtcCAATGCCTTGTTACAGGTCCCACCAGAGCCACGGCTCAAGCCCAAGTCTGACAACACCAATCCCACAGCTGGTCAGGCTGGCCAATCCCACCCACAATGCTGCCTGCTGCCCCCAGCCAGCTCCCAAGTCTCTGGAGAAGATGGGATCCCTAGCAGGGGCCCTGGATCCTCACTGCCCTCCTGGGCCGCAGTCACCTGTGAGGGGTAGTGGGCCATGGGCTGCATCATGGCAGGCTGGCCTGGGAACTGCTGAGGGTTGTAGGGTATGTAGGAAGAATAGGGCGTGGCAGCCACCAGAGGTGGGCCAGCAGCCGCGGCGGCCTGCATCATTGGCGGGGCTGAAGCTGGCTGGTGTTGGTCCGAGCGCTGCGGGGGCAGAgagcctggaggaggaggaacagagcAGAGATCAAGCTCCACCTGCCAGTAGGCCCTTGGCAGTCTCACCACCTGCCCCTCCCAGACCTGCTCACCTTTTGCTCCCCGGTACTTGCCCTGCTGCCCAGGCACTGAATTGGATACAGGATATGGATACATCTGAGGTGCCTGGGGATAAGGACACAGATGAGGCTGAATGACTTGCTCACGAGTGCCCAGAATAGGCCTGAGCTGGTCCCTCAATCACCTCACCAAATCCCACCCCAATAACCCTGGGCCCAGCCAGTGTCTCTGCATACCTGCACAGCTGGTCCCATGTGGATCTGAGGTATGTAGGAGATGTACTGGGGGCTGTATAGCCCACTCTGGCCTGCTGTCAGCACCGGGATGGAGGGAGTTGAATGAGTCCGGGGTCCCGGAGAAGTTGGGGTACTGGTGGATTTATTCTGCAAAACACAAGAGAgcacaattttattttgtatcttccCCTCTACTCCTGGCCGTGCCTATAGTAGTAACAGCTAACATTCATGAAATGCTGGGTACCAAACACATTCTGCACTTATCTTGATAAAGCCTTGCATTAAACCCTATGAGGAGATGAGCATTCTCAAGTTACAGTTGGGACAGAGAATGTAagtgaagtccaagatcacaaACCTTCCAAATACAGGGGCTCAAGCCAAGTCAGCTGGCCTCTGTTCATGACTACCCCACTCCAGTACTCCCTCAGTCAAATgccaagaacaaaagaaaagcccattaACCCCTCATCAGACTCACTGGGATCCCTGATCACCCAACCCTGGAGACCTGAGTCCATTTTCCCCAAGCCAGCCCCAAAGTTGCCATCCTTACATTTTTATGACATCTCCTCACACTGCCTGCCAGGCAAGTGGTCCTGGAAGTGAATTGCTCCCCCTATTCATCTATAAGCACTGCCCAAGTCTCCCCACAGAAACCAAAGTCCACTTTCTCCCGTCCCAGCTCACCACAGACAGCAGAGGCTTTGTAGGATTGAATTCCTTAGCATTAGGGTTCAACGTTGATTTCTTTACTTGTCTGTGAGAGAAAATACAGTAAATCTTCACAGCTTGCTCCcatctctcctgccaccctcccaGAGCTCCACTCCGCTCCACTTACTCAGCAACAGGGCCCTCATCCTTGTCTTCTCCCTTGATGAGGCCCACTGGGGGGCTGCCAGTTTGGCTTGGGCAAGGTGGTGGGGGCTGCTCTGGCCCCTCAGTGCCTCCTGCTGGTGCCAGGGGTGGTTTGTCCTCCTTATCCGATACGGACTCTGTCTTGGAGGAGACGGGAGACCCCATGGGCTCTGAAGTCAACAGACCATcaacctccttctcctttcctttgggCTCCTCCTTTAAGATCCGGGGAGGAAAAGGATCCAAGCTGTTCTCAGGGGAGCTACTGGGCTGAAGCTGGAAGGGAGAAATACACACAGTCCAGTATGACCCAAACCCTAGGCCCAGCTTTCCTCTTTCACCCTTTCTTGATCTCATCTCTTTGACCCCTACCCAGTCCTTTGCCTCGTCTACGAACCACTCCCAACCCCTTTACCCTGCTCATATCCCAGGTCACTTCCACAGTTCTCTCACCTTAAACTGGGCCCCAAACTTTCTCAGTTCTTCCAGTTGGAATCGTTTCTGTTCATTCTGAAGACCAGGGACTatgagaaaacaagcaaaaagaagaaaatacaaaacattcttTCTCCAAGGCGGCTACACAGTGCCAAtagaacagaaaacaagaaagcaaagaaaaaagagaaactcttGAGAATTACAGAAGTGAAATTACAATCCAAGGGCTGATAGACATTGCCTCTGATTTCCAACAAACTTCCTAACTGACATACTCTCCCCTAGACAAAGGAGCACTAACCCtcagcagaaaaaaaacaaaaaacaaaaaaaaaccaccctcACCTTTCCCAGCTATCCGAGCCAGCTCCTGGGGCTCCAGAGTTCTCCCAGGTTCCTTGGTAGAGAGTTCTTTTACTGTGCAAGGAGAGAGAAATGCCTAAAAGTCCTTCTGTCCAGAACCACAAATCACACTAAATATGCATTAATGGCACTCAAACATCTAGCTCTTACCATCTGTGGGGGCCAGGGAGATCTTTGGAGAAGCTGGGGAAATGGAGCCCACTCCAGGATCTGAGACTGATGAGGTCACAGGGATGGAGGCTGAAGAGGTTGGCACTGCCGAGCCGATGGGAGGCTCAGGACAGGAAGCTGAGATTGGGGCAGGGGCAGCAGACTTGGGAGAACGCGGGGGATATATCCGGCCCACTGGAAGAAAAGGGGGAGCTGTAGGATGGTTACTGCTAGTCAACAGCAGTGAATACAAGGGCCTTACTCAAAACAGCAAGAAAGGTTACACACTATACAACCAGAGTCACCAACTTAAATGTCTAGAAGGTCAAGGTAGGTAACACAACCAGGTAAATGGCCTCATGGGCATCATCGGTGACTGGAATGCTTAAAGGGGTGGCTAGGATTCCAGTCAACCTGAGCTATGCAGCAAGGCAAGCTCAGTTCGTAGAACTTCCTGTAAtccaaaagaaactaaaattttctATGGCTTCTACtgttttatttatgtagagacagggtatcgctctgttccccagactggagtgcaacggtatgatgccatctcactgcaacctcagcctcctgg
The genomic region above belongs to Chlorocebus sabaeus isolate Y175 chromosome 5, mChlSab1.0.hap1, whole genome shotgun sequence and contains:
- the ATXN2L gene encoding ataxin-2-like protein isoform X9; its protein translation is MLKPQPPQQPSQPQQPPPTQQAVARRPPGGTSPPNGGLPGPLATSAAPPGPPAAASPCLGPVATTGSGLRRGAEGILAPQPPLQQQHQERPGAAAIGSARGQSTGKGPPQSPVFEGVYNNSRMLHFLTAVVGSTCDVKVKNGTTYEGIFKTLSSKFELAVDAVHRKASEPAGGPRREDIVDTMVFKPSDVMLVHFRNVDFNYATKDKFTDSAIAMNSKVNGEHKEKVLQRWEGGDSNSDDYDLESDMSNGWDPNEMFKFNEENYGVKTTYDSSLSSYTVPLEKDNSEEFRQRELRAAQLAREIESSPQYRLRIAMENDDGRTEEEKHSAVQRQGSGRESPSLASREGKYIPLPQRVREGPRGGVRCSSSRGGRPGLSSLPPRGPHHLDNSSPGPGSEARGINGGPSRMSPKAQRPLRGAKTLSSPSNRPSGETSVPPPPAVGRIYPPRSPKSAAPAPISASCPEPPIGSAVPTSSASIPVTSSVSDPGVGSISPASPKISLAPTDVKELSTKEPGRTLEPQELARIAGKVPGLQNEQKRFQLEELRKFGAQFKLQPSSSPENSLDPFPPRILKEEPKGKEKEVDGLLTSEPMGSPVSSKTESVSDKEDKPPLAPAGGTEGPEQPPPPCPSQTGSPPVGLIKGEDKDEGPVAEQVKKSTLNPNAKEFNPTKPLLSVNKSTSTPTSPGPRTHSTPSIPVLTAGQSGLYSPQYISYIPQIHMGPAVQAPQMYPYPVSNSVPGQQGKYRGAKGSLPPQRSDQHQPASAPPMMQAAAAAGPPLVAATPYSSYIPYNPQQFPGQPAMMQPMAHYPSQPVFAPMLQSNPRMLTSGSHPQAIVSSSTPQYPSAEQPTPQALYATVHQSYPHHATQLHAHQPQPATTPTGSQPQSQHAAPSPVQHQAGQAPHLGSGQPQQNLYHPGALTGTPPSLPPGPSAQSPQSSFPQPAAVYAIHHQQLPHGFTNMAHVTQAHVQTGITAAPPPHPGAPHPPQVMLLHPPQSHGGPPQGAVPQSGVPALSASTPSPYPYIGHPQGEQPGQAPGFPGGADDRIPPLPPPGELKIVLAAT
- the ATXN2L gene encoding ataxin-2-like protein isoform X7; this encodes MLKPQPPQQPSQPQQPPPTQQAVARRPPGGTSPPNGGLPGPLATSAAPPGPPAAASPCLGPVATTGSGLRRGAEGILAPQPPLQQQHQERPGAAAIGSARGQSTGKGPPQSPVFEGVYNNSRMLHFLTAVVGSTCDVKVKNGTTYEGIFKTLSSKFELAVDAVHRKASEPAGGPRREDIVDTMVFKPSDVMLVHFRNVDFNYATKDKFTDSAIAMNSKVNGEHKEKVLQRWEGGDSNSDDYDLESDMSNGWDPNEMFKFNEENYGVKTTYDSSLSSYTVPLEKDNSEEFRQRELRAAQLAREIESSPQYRLRIAMENDDGRTEEEKHSAVQRQGSGRESPSLASREGKYIPLPQRVREGPRGGVRCSSSRGGRPGLSSLPPRGPHHLDNSSPGPGSEARGINGGPSRMSPKAQRPLRGAKTLSSPSNRPSGETSVPPPPAAPPFLPVGRIYPPRSPKSAAPAPISASCPEPPIGSAVPTSSASIPVTSSVSDPGVGSISPASPKISLAPTDVKELSTKEPGRTLEPQELARIAGKVPGLQNEQKRFQLEELRKFGAQFKLQPSSSPENSLDPFPPRILKEEPKGKEKEVDGLLTSEPMGSPVSSKTESVSDKEDKPPLAPAGGTEGPEQPPPPCPSQTGSPPVGLIKGEDKDEGPVAEQVKKSTLNPNAKEFNPTKPLLSVNKSTSTPTSPGPRTHSTPSIPVLTAGQSGLYSPQYISYIPQIHMGPAVQAPQMYPYPVSNSVPGQQGKYRGAKGSLPPQRSDQHQPASAPPMMQAAAAAGPPLVAATPYSSYIPYNPQQFPGQPAMMQPMAHYPSQPVFAPMLQSNPRMLTSGSHPQAIVSSSTPQYPSAEQPTPQALYATVHQSYPHHATQLHAHQPQPATTPTGSQPQSQHAAPSPVQHQAGQAPHLGSGQPQQNLYHPGALTGTPPSLPPGPSAQSPQSSFPQPAAVYAIHHQQLPHGFTNMAHVTQAHVQTGITAAPPPHPGAPHPPQVMLLHPPQSHGGPPQGAVPQSGVPALSASTPSPYPYIGHPQGEQPGQAPGFPGGADDRIPPLPPPGELKIVLAAT
- the ATXN2L gene encoding ataxin-2-like protein isoform X11, with protein sequence MLKPQPPQQPSQPQQPPPTQQAVARRPPGGTSPPNGGLPGPLATSAAPPGPPAAASPCLGPVATTGSGLRRGAEGILAPQPPLQQQHQERPGAAAIGSARGQSTGKGPPQSPVFEGVYNNSRMLHFLTAVVGSTCDVKVKNGTTYEGIFKTLSSKFELAVDAVHRKASEPAGGPRREDIVDTMVFKPSDVMLVHFRNVDFNYATKDKFTDSAIAMNSKVNGEHKEKVLQRWEGGDSNSDDYDLESDMSNGWDPNEMFKFNEENYGVKTTYDSSLSSYTVPLEKDNSEEFRQRELRAAQLAREIESSPQYRLRIAMENDDGRTEEEKHSAVQRQGSGRESPSLASREGKYIPLPQRVREGPRGGVRCSSSRGGRPGLSSLPPRGPHHLDNSSPGPGSEARGINGGPSRMSPKAQRPLRGAKTLSSPSNRPSGETSVPPPPAAPPFLPVGRIYPPRSPKSAAPAPISASCPEPPIGSAVPTSSASIPVTSSVSDPGVGSISPASPKISLAPTDVKELSTKEPGRTLEPQELARIAGKVPGLQNEQKRFQLEELRKFGAQFKLQPSSSPENSLDPFPPRILKEEPKGKEKEVDGLLTSEPMGSPVSSKTESVSDKEDKPPLAPAGGTEGPEQPPPPCPSQTGSPPVGLIKGEDKDEGPVAEQVKKSTLNPNAKEFNPTKPLLSVNKSTSTPTSPGPRTHSTPSIPVLTAGQSGLYSPQYISYIPQIHMGPAVQAPQMYPYPVSNSVPGQQGKYRGAKGSLPPQRSDQHQPASAPPMMQAAAAAGPPLVAATPYSSYIPYNPQQFPGQPAMMQPMAHYPSQPVFAPMLQSNPRMLTSGSHPQAIVSSSTPQYPSAEQPTPQALYATVHQSYPHHATQLHAHQPQPATTPTGSQPQSQHAAPSPVQHQAGQAPHLGSGQPQQNLYHPGALTGTPPSLPPGPSAQSPQSSFPQPAAVYAIHHQQLPHGFTNMAHVTQAHVQTGITAAPPPHPGAPHPPQVMLLHPPQSHGGPPQGAVPQSGVPALSASTPSPYPYIGHPQAPLPPPGELKIVLAAT
- the ATXN2L gene encoding ataxin-2-like protein isoform X13 — translated: MLKPQPPQQPSQPQQPPPTQQAVARRPPGGTSPPNGGLPGPLATSAAPPGPPAAASPCLGPVATTGSGLRRGAEGILAPQPPLQQQHQERPGAAAIGSARGQSTGKGPPQSPVFEGVYNNSRMLHFLTAVVGSTCDVKVKNGTTYEGIFKTLSSKFELAVDAVHRKASEPAGGPRREDIVDTMVFKPSDVMLVHFRNVDFNYATKDKFTDSAIAMNSKVNGEHKEKVLQRWEGGDSNSDDYDLESDMSNGWDPNEMFKFNEENYGVKTTYDSSLSSYTVPLEKDNSEEFRQRELRAAQLAREIESSPQYRLRIAMENDDGRTEEEKHSAVQRQGSGRESPSLASREGKYIPLPQRVREGPRGGVRCSSSRGGRPGLSSLPPRGPHHLDNSSPGPGSEARGINGGPSRMSPKAQRPLRGAKTLSSPSNRPSGETSVPPPPAVGRIYPPRSPKSAAPAPISASCPEPPIGSAVPTSSASIPVTSSVSDPGVGSISPASPKISLAPTDVKELSTKEPGRTLEPQELARIAGKVPGLQNEQKRFQLEELRKFGAQFKLQPSSSPENSLDPFPPRILKEEPKGKEKEVDGLLTSEPMGSPVSSKTESVSDKEDKPPLAPAGGTEGPEQPPPPCPSQTGSPPVGLIKGEDKDEGPVAEQVKKSTLNPNAKEFNPTKPLLSVNKSTSTPTSPGPRTHSTPSIPVLTAGQSGLYSPQYISYIPQIHMGPAVQAPQMYPYPVSNSVPGQQGKYRGAKGSLPPQRSDQHQPASAPPMMQAAAAAGPPLVAATPYSSYIPYNPQQFPGQPAMMQPMAHYPSQPVFAPMLQSNPRMLTSGSHPQAIVSSSTPQYPSAEQPTPQALYATVHQSYPHHATQLHAHQPQPATTPTGSQPQSQHAAPSPVQHQAGQAPHLGSGQPQQNLYHPGALTGTPPSLPPGPSAQSPQSSFPQPAAVYAIHHQQLPHGFTNMAHVTQAHVQTGITAAPPPHPGAPHPPQVMLLHPPQSHGGPPQGAVPQSGVPALSASTPSPYPYIGHPQVQSHPSQQLPFHPPGN
- the ATXN2L gene encoding ataxin-2-like protein isoform X14, translating into MLKPQPPQQPSQPQQPPPTQQAVARRPPGGTSPPNGGLPGPLATSAAPPGPPAAASPCLGPVATTGSGLRRGAEGILAPQPPLQQQHQERPGAAAIGSARGQSTGKGPPQSPVFEGVYNNSRMLHFLTAVVGSTCDVKVKNGTTYEGIFKTLSSKFELAVDAVHRKASEPAGGPRREDIVDTMVFKPSDVMLVHFRNVDFNYATKDKFTDSAIAMNSKVNGEHKEKVLQRWEGGDSNSDDYDLESDMSNGWDPNEMFKFNEENYGVKTTYDSSLSSYTVPLEKDNSEEFRQRELRAAQLAREIESSPQYRLRIAMENDDGRTEEEKHSAVQRQGSGRESPSLASREGKYIPLPQRVREGPRGGVRCSSSRGGRPGLSSLPPRGPHHLDNSSPGPGSEARGINGGPSRMSPKAQRPLRGAKTLSSPSNRPSGETSVPPPPAVGRIYPPRSPKSAAPAPISASCPEPPIGSAVPTSSASIPVTSSVSDPGVGSISPASPKISLAPTDVKELSTKEPGRTLEPQELARIAGKVPGLQNEQKRFQLEELRKFGAQFKLQPSSSPENSLDPFPPRILKEEPKGKEKEVDGLLTSEPMGSPVSSKTESVSDKEDKPPLAPAGGTEGPEQPPPPCPSQTGSPPVGLIKGEDKDEGPVAEQVKKSTLNPNAKEFNPTKPLLSVNKSTSTPTSPGPRTHSTPSIPVLTAGQSGLYSPQYISYIPQIHMGPAVQAPQMYPYPVSNSVPGQQGKYRGAKGSLPPQRSDQHQPASAPPMMQAAAAAGPPLVAATPYSSYIPYNPQQFPGQPAMMQPMAHYPSQPVFAPMLQSNPRMLTSGSHPQAIVSSSTPQYPSAEQPTPQALYATVHQSYPHHATQLHAHQPQPATTPTGSQPQSQHAAPSPVQHQAGQAPHLGSGQPQQNLYHPGALTGTPPSLPPGPSAQSPQSSFPQPAAVYAIHHQQLPHGFTNMAHVTQAHVQTGITAAPPPHPGAPHPPQVMLLHPPQSHGGPPQGAVPQSGVPALSASTPSPYPYIGHPQAPLPPPGELKIVLAAT